One window of the Anaeromyxobacter dehalogenans 2CP-C genome contains the following:
- the queG gene encoding tRNA epoxyqueuosine(34) reductase QueG, producing MAGLDADQVKAAAARAGFSKCGIARAEPLDPGPLDRVLAGGLEADMTWLRTQRDERLDPARLLPGVRSVVALALSYHAGEPAPPPPGAAAVARYARGRDYHTVVKRKLAAMLADLRAADPGLGAYASCDIAPVMEKAWAERAGVGWVGKNGCLITPEHGSWVVLATLLLDRELAPDAPHPDRCGTCEACLPACPTGAIPAPGVVDARRCISFWTIERRGPIPDELAGRLGGWVFGCDDCQTVCPWNRGVPADGDLELVPRPGQLSLWLDELLALDAEGYRRRFHGTSLARARHDGLVRNALLLAGASGDRRHLPAIRAHLASPLGDGVRAAARWALERLGGEP from the coding sequence GTGGCGGGGCTCGACGCCGACCAGGTGAAGGCGGCCGCGGCGCGGGCCGGCTTCTCGAAGTGCGGGATCGCGCGGGCGGAGCCGCTCGACCCGGGCCCGCTCGACCGCGTGCTGGCCGGCGGCCTCGAGGCGGACATGACCTGGCTGCGCACGCAGCGGGACGAGCGGCTCGATCCGGCGCGGCTCCTCCCCGGCGTCCGGAGCGTGGTGGCGCTCGCGCTCTCGTACCACGCCGGCGAGCCCGCGCCGCCGCCGCCCGGCGCGGCCGCGGTGGCGCGGTACGCGCGCGGCCGCGACTACCACACGGTGGTGAAGCGGAAGCTCGCCGCGATGCTCGCGGACCTGCGCGCGGCCGACCCGGGGCTCGGTGCGTACGCCTCGTGCGACATCGCGCCGGTGATGGAGAAGGCGTGGGCGGAGCGCGCCGGCGTGGGCTGGGTGGGGAAGAACGGCTGCCTCATCACGCCGGAGCACGGGAGCTGGGTGGTGCTCGCGACGCTGCTGCTCGACCGCGAGCTCGCGCCCGACGCGCCGCACCCGGACCGCTGCGGCACGTGCGAGGCGTGCCTGCCGGCCTGCCCCACCGGCGCCATCCCGGCCCCGGGCGTGGTGGACGCGCGCCGCTGCATCTCCTTCTGGACCATCGAGCGGCGCGGCCCCATCCCCGACGAGCTGGCGGGGCGGCTGGGCGGCTGGGTGTTCGGGTGCGACGACTGCCAGACGGTCTGCCCGTGGAACCGCGGCGTGCCCGCCGACGGCGACCTCGAGCTCGTGCCGCGCCCGGGCCAGCTCTCGCTGTGGCTCGACGAGCTGCTCGCGCTCGACGCCGAGGGCTACCGGCGGCGCTTCCACGGCACCTCGCTGGCGCGGGCGCGCCACGACGGCCTGGTGCGGAACGCGCTGCTCCTCGCCGGCGCGTCCGGCGACCGGCGGCACCTGCCCGCGATCCGCGCGCACCTCGCGAGCCCGCTCGGCGACGGCGTCCGCGCCGCGGCGCGGTGGGCGCTCGAGCGGCTGGGCGGGGAGCCCTAG